TTGCAGCTGTTGGAGTGATTTGTCATACGGAGGATCCGCCACACAGAACATCTGTTCATGAAAGTGTTGTTCTATCAATAACAATCATCTATTATTTTTTACTCAGCAAAAAAAATCCACTTTAAAAGGATGGTTTACCTTTAGAGTATTATGAATCCGATCCAATGACATGCATCCGAAATTAGTAAGCATACCCAAGATGAATTTCTGCAAACAAAAACCAGTAATCAGTATTCTGAAAGTTAGAATTTTCTCCTGTTAGAATATACAGAATTTTCCAACCAAGCAGAACTTTTGGTAAAAACATATGATTCATGAAtatttacaacaacaacaaccaagccTTTAGTTCTGAACAAGTTGGGGCAGGCCAGAAAGGAAATCCAAGTCGAAGTTACCaaaatcaaaaaggaaaaaaagtaaagtaaaaggtAGTGCCACCAAAGATGCTAGTAAAATTCTATAAAATAATAGCAGATTCCAAGGGCCAAAGTCCTACCCTTTAGGTTCTTGATCCCGGGTGCTAAATAGAGTCCTAGCCTCTAAATGCTATCCTAAACAAATGTTAACCGCACTCATTGGGTTATGGTTCTGATTCATGATATTCATTAATAGGTATTTCACAGATGGAGTATGAAGGCGTACCACACAATTAACACACAAACTGAAcattaacaaaaaacaaaaacaagtggGCATACACTAATGTGGGTGAAAATATGACAAGAAGCTAAACAAAAGCAGATAGAACGGCACAAACCTCATATACAGTCATCTCTTTCAGTAGTTGCTCCTCAACCGAGGCCACGGATCTCTCTCCATCCTCATCAGCTGCCTCCTCACAGTTTGCACTGTTAACACCATTCCTGGCCGCTCCATCCACAAGTGTAAATACGTGATTATCAGATTCCTTTCCAAGTGATTCTGAAAGGATTCCCtgcataaaataaaagaaaaagaaaaaagcaaacaaAAGTTACTAATGTATTTGTCTCAAAAAGTTCAAAATACAGTTTATATCTTTCCAGAATTTTCACCTGAAAGTAACTACTAGTCATTTTAAGATTTGAGACGAGTTAACTGTTATGACTGAGAAATCTACACGGGCTTCTCTAGCAATGTCTGGAGAACTAAAATATGCTAATGCTAATTTGAGTAATTAAAGCTCTAAACAATGTACATACCACATACACAGATCATAGTCACTTAGAAGTAAAAACAACTACGTAAAGTTTGCTACAAGAATGAAACACCAGATGTATTTTCCAACTAGAAAACTTTTTCTGAATGATAGTACAAGAAACTTCTGATAAAATGAATTATCCAACTTACTTTACTTATCCAGAAATTAATCCTCCGATTAAGTGTGTCCACGGGTACCCCAACAGCTGCAGCAAGATTCTTCGAGGTCCAACTGACAAAACATGATGTGCAATTCAATTCATTGGAAGATTCTACACAAACCAGAACTTGTGGAAATATTGAGTTTACCTAGTTTGTTGGTCTTGAAATTGCATAATGATTGCAGCATGCAGAGGAGGTACTGTGAACTGCACCTCTCGATCTTCAAATTGCAATTCCAGCTGTAGCAAaatatgcaaaaataatgagcATCGTAGAGAAAACAAGCACTGAATGATACTGCACAAAAATCTGATATCTGGTGATGCAATAAGGTTGTTCCAGGTATCTAACCTTCACAGTACCAAGGTTCTTCTTCCATAGTAGCTTGCGAGGGGTTTTGATTTCATTGAACCTTTTTGCATAATCAGAAAGTAGATGATCAACAGCTTCTGGTACATTAAGGGTTTCATCCTGTCATTCTCTTTAATATCAGTGAAAGGAACCAGTTTTGAGAATTCACAAAAGGTTGGCAGTATGAAATTAGATGAACAGGGAATAGACAAAAAAGTGAAAAACATTATATTCCAAGAGAATATAACACTTCTCGCCAGATAATCAATGTTGGAGGAACGTATTAAATGTACATGTACATTTACCCATTGATAGAGCTTAAAAGGCTAAGCACAACATTTCAGTATTCTGATTTCCGGGTCTAACTTCAAGGGTCAAACACTTATTTTTCATAAATGTTACACAACCAATCGGCGAAGCACGACATTTCAATATTCTGATTTCAGAGTCTAACTTCAAGGTCAAAAACCTATTTTTCATGATTGTTTCACAACTAATCCTAGATTTGTCTTTAAGTACCTGTATTGGAGGCCAAAAGTTTGCAGATATGATTGTTGCGTTAACATGATGTAGAGAGACTTCAGTTTCTCCTTGCTCACCATCTGCATATACAGAACAATCTCACTGAATGCATGCCGATGGctttttttaatcttcatacCTAACTTAAGTTTTGGTAACATAACAACTTAGGTGCCCCGGATAAAAAATTTGCAAAGCAGATATACCTCTTTGGGACGATTGAGCCAAAGTTTGTTTTATATTTGTATTTGTCCTCTTGGAATCAATGAGATCATTAAGCATAATTTCACACCTCTGCATGCTGCTCTCTCCAAAGTGTATCTGAAAACTCAGCAACAAATAACTGATTTAAACAAAACTGGTGAAATTAGAAGTCCAAAACTGGAACATAGTTAGACCTGCTAATCTTTGATAGACAGAGTACTCACCTTGAGGAGTTCTAACGTACGTATCTCTGAATCGATTTCATAATCAGATTTGTTTAGAAGTTTTTCAGCCAGCATAACACGATATTCATTAACTAGCTGGTCTTTAGAACCAATTATGCCAacaatcatcccaagtatgtcaATTTTCTTTCTATTCCTGCTACCCTTTAATGGATCAGCTTCTACTGGGTCAGGCTCCCAGCTGCAAAAGGAGAGCCAACCACCAACAATGTAAAAAGAATGTTCAGATACAAAGATATACACTAATaaatgaagatatatatatagagagagtgcATACCGCTCGGCGTTGATCCACGATTGTTTGTCATCAGAGTTGAAATCATCATCACAGCCAGTATTTTCTTGACTATCTTCATCTCTATTTAACTCCTCAAGAAGACTATCCCCTTGGTTTCCCGGCCCGTTTGGATTTCCACCAGGTCCATCAGTAAGCATGGTGACAATACATTTAATTGTATCCTTCCTTCCTCTTAAATAGTCCCTTATTGGTTCACCTACTGCTTCAAGGAAAACACCTGTGGGATCTATTATCCGGAGTGCTTTGATGGTTGAAACATATTGGTGCAAAATGTCATTGGTTGAGGCACCAGCTGTAAGCAAGCGGTATCTTAGAGCAGATATAAATGAATCAACAAGCTTTGAGTGTTGGCCAGTATATTCTAGGCATTGCTTTAAGTCTTCAATTGCAGGAGAACTGCAACAGCAATGATGATTATAATCGTAAACAGTGTACTGGATAACAGAACCCCAAATATATTTAGCAGATTTCATATATAAAAATGTCAGAAAGGGAAATACCTGTCGGGATAATCCACGATAATCTCAAAGAGCTTGGCTATCCTTAAATCTTGCAGTGTCTCATACGCAAAATACTCAAGGCGCAATTGCCATCTGACAAGTCCTTCAGAGGGAGTATTGATTCCAGGATAGCAAGAAGACGGATGTGAAGCCAATGGTGATTTGAGACCAGATGTAGGGCTATCATAACTAACTGAATCTCCAAGATAAGCTAGGAGGGCGCGCAGGAATTGGAGAGGAACATTCTAGAAAGGAGTACATAATAATATCAGTAGCAGTTCTGCTCATTATTCTGCGGTTTCTGACTAATGAAAAAATGTCCAATTGCTAAGCTATGAGTTGCGATCGAATAAGCAAAGCAACTTTGATACTAAGGAAGTACAATCTAAGGATTAAAATACTAGTCAATCATTATTCAAACTTCATCACACAATCAGTGAACAGCTACTAGAGTCCTATAGAGAGAGATAAGCAGTTACCTGAATCCACTCTTTAATTGACTCCAAAACAGAATTCCTATAGTCATCACCAGCCAAATTGTGAACTGTACTCTGCAAACAAACGGGAACAACAATAACAGCAATATAGTAAGTAAAATGCATACACATTAAGAAAAAAAGTTAAATGTCATATATTAGAGCGACTGCAACTAAAATGGACCATTGCTTTTGAATTTAAACAGCCATAATAAAGGAATGATAGGATAGAACAAATTTCTTTCACACCCAGAAGGGTGTACCTTTAGTAGCAAGAATATAGCAGATGCATAGGCATCTTCAGTCATAGACGTAAATCCCAGACCTCTAAGATCACGGACAACTTTCCCAATGTTTTTTACTAATTTGTTGTTCTCAGAGATTTTCTTCTCACGGAAAGTTTCATCAACATCCATATCATCTTTGGCATTACCATCTTCATATTCTCCTGACATCATTGTGCTTAATTCTTCCAATCTTTCCTTGAAATACAGGCGGAGTATCTCTGGAAAAAGTTTGGTAAAGAACAACAGAATTAGCAATCTAACTCTCATTTAAAAACACGAAAATCTAGACAAATTGGTTCTGACATAAGTCGAGGTTAAATGCCCGCGTACTATTTACTAAATtagaatgaagatgaaaattcCATACTATTTGTTTTACAAATCCACGCATTACATGAAACCTAGAGAGAAACTCAAACATCcatcaaaaactcaatcaaagtgaACACGCAAAGCTTAACTAGACCAGTATAACAACGCACCAGGGAAATGGCGAGGAAGGGAAGTCATAAGAACCGAAGACACCATCAATTGGTATCGAGAAAGCAGACGAACTCTATCAACATCTGATGGATGTCTTCCCTTGGATATAACATCCTGATATGACTGTAAAGCGTGAACTAGCATTAAAAGACATTTTTCTTGATACTGCTTTTCTAAGCATATCTCTTCTAAAGCTTTACACAATACTCTCTGAACACTCTCTTCCTTCATCTGTCCAACCAAATTAGTTTGAACAATTAAAACCCCATTATCCATGAATATACTAAAAGCTACACCGTGAAATTCAGCATACGTACTTCGAATGGGTTCGTCTCTGGAATCGCAAGATCACTGTAAGCATCAAAATGCTGCCAAAACTTTAAAACCCCATTTCTCTCAAATGTTTCCTGCAACCAAAAAACAGTAAATAAAAGAAGAACCATtcctctcaattgagtaaaattaaaattaaaattaaaattaaaatcatttaatttttttgattttaccTCTAATGCTTGAAGAAAATGATCTTGAAGGAGAGATTGTAAACCATGTTTAGAAAGAATATGTACAGTGGAAACAAAATCTGATCCAATTGATAGATGTCCAGTATCTTTAAGTAGAGTTTCAGTACTCAATCGAAAACTTTCCCAACTCACTAAAATCTCAGAAATCGATTCCTGAGTTAAAGAATCTAAAACCCCTAAATTACAACTCGGAGATTTCGATTCCATAACCATTTCTAAAACCCTAGTTCCTCACACTCTGTTTGGCGCCACTTTTGTTCTGAAATCACGAGCTAGCTCGCACTATAACAAGGGCCGCCCTCAACTAAACTTTTTCTTTTCATGAGCGCTCTTATTATTTTCTTCAAGGTACACTCACCTGGATGATTAAGCTAGGAAGGGGACTGGTGCACGCCTAAAAGAGcttggacttgtttttgtttttttgttttttttttaagaggGCGCTTGGATACCAGAAATTCCAGAAGTAAAAGTCAATCCTGGGagtcagaaacaaaaaaaaatagcttCACTTTTAAAAGCTAACTTTTTGGTTTATATAGGCTATTTTCAAATTGTAATGAATGTGGTagtgtttttatgtttttgggcagATCGGTTAGTGCCTTTATCTAGTGAACGTGTGCTCTAATAATTGTAGGTCCAGGTATGTGCATAACTCGTGTGGAAGTATATGTTCTGTCTCGTTTATATTCTTTACTTGTTATCTGTTTCAGGCAGCTAATGAAATAGaacttatcttcttattctttctcTTCTCATCCCATATTTTAGATCTAGAATTTTGCATCTTAACGTCAACTTTGTAAACATTATGACAAGTTACAATGGTTAAACAAGAAGATATAGATGAAATCAACACAAAGTTGAACTCTCTGGTGAAAAGAGTGGACGAATATGATAGCTCGAAGGAAGCTAGTTAAAGCAAGATGGTGGAAGCTGTGACCAAATCACTATCTATTTTGTTTACTACTGAGTTTAAAGCTTTGGAAGATGGTTTGAGGAGACCACCAACAATTGGTGGTGGTGAAATATGGATTCGGGTAGGATAATAGATCTGAAAAAAGGCGGGATCTCTGGAGGTAATTTTCATCAAATATCtaatcaattttcgaattttcatAAATCTAAAGTTGAGTTTCCTAAGTTTGATAGAAGTAAACCAAGGTATTGGATTCTAACTGCGAAAAGTTTTTTCAAATTCATCCTATGGATGAAGAAATACGAGTTATGAATGTGGCTTCATTACATTTAAAAGCAGATATTCGGTATCAGGAGTATCAAGAAGATCGTGAAATGATATCTTGGGAGAAATTTAGTAAGGATATTACATCCCGCTTTCAGGAGTTTGTCCATGATGATGTTGTGGGAGATTTTAATAAGCTGGGTTAatttggaagtgtagttgagtatcaagaaCTATTTGAGGAGTTTAACGCATTAATGATTGCTAAGAACAAGCACCTAACAAAGGAGCATTTCACTTCTAGTTTTATCGGTGAGTTAAAGAAGGAGCTCATgatagttgttcaaatgttctcTCATACTTATCTGCAACAAGTTATTTATCTGGATAAAATGCAAGAAATACTGCTGGAAAACATTGCTCAAAAGGATCTCTACCACCAAATTACCACCTCTTTCCATTCCGAGCAACAGTTCGAGAAACTTTGTTACACCCTTCAAATCAATTTAACCCTCTCCAAGGCACAGTAATTCCCCTAGCCCAAAACAACCACCGATAAGAAAACTCTCATATGCTGAAATGAGAGCaaggagaaaaaaaatatatgttaCAATTGTGATGAAGTGTATAAGATGGGACACATGTGTGTGAATTAATAATTATTTATGCTAGTAGCAGATGATGATGAGTTGTTATCTTCAAAAGAAGAGTCCCCCTTGAGTTCACCTATTATACAAGAGCTTGAGGAAGAAGTTGAGATCTCATTGCATGCTCTCGCTGGTAATGTGTCTCACAACACCATCAAGATTCAGGGAGTCACTAGAGGGAAAAGTCATCTCATAATTTTAGTGGATGGTGGGAGCATGCATGGCTTTCTTGAACCTGAGATTGCTAGAAGCAGTGGAAATTTCATTGAACCTGCAACATCATTTCAAGTAATAGTTGTTTATGGTAATAAATTGGTGAGTGATGCTAGATGTCCACAATTCTCATGGAAAATGCAGAGACATACATTCAAGTTTGATGTTATATTGCTTACTCTTGGTGGGTGTGACATGGTGCTAGGAGTATATTTTGTTAGAGCaaggctcggttgaacccgcaagttttgttatctcaagcttgttgtcaatattagttgatcaaaactatatcttgatttctagttaactaattcaagtctcggactaggttagaatttggtagttgagtatcagacattacCCTCGAAGACTAGAGATcggcgaagacatttggagaactttttTATCAgctatgtgaagactgaaccattctattttattcactatcttaccattctatcatttgagactatgtcgtaggACTTTTAgtatatttacaaagaagaaatttggagtcaagcttgtcttgttaaaatcctcgaaatatgattcaagcatagatGTTCAAAGATCCCTCACACctttagttcgaaacaatttattgtttgagaattaatttgtggataatttaaaaatttcccatgcaagtgattttatcattttggaatatttcaaacatcataaCATAGAAATTAAAAACTTCTGTTATTTCTGCTCAGGGGTAGGTTGGCAAACCAGTTTGCAATatatgagtttcagaaatacagggaaggttggcgaaccagttcgcaaaccctaacttcagTAGGGAACAATTAACGAACCTGGTTCACAAAACGTGGTGATATGAGTTTTTATGTTGGTATAAAAAGGATGGCAGTTGGTGAACCAGGTTCACGGAGCGTAGTCATCTGAGTTCTCCATCCGAGTAGGGTTATCAAACCCGGTTCAAGAACTGTAGCACCCCGACTCATGAACTTTCCTTGCGGTTGACGATCCGTTTCACCAATGGTCCCAATAgagtttagcagatgctcaaaaacTTTAGAAAAAATGTTTTAGCTTTTCTATGACTCTTTTAAACAATTCTAGGACTTCAttaatcacttaaacacttatgtgcgtgcatcatgattaattcttaggtgtttaaatgaacatcaatttGCTTATGGTTAATATGGCATATTTGCCAAATTGAACCATCATTATACATGGTTCTGTAACCGGACACAGTGtatatttcttttttttcaagACTAAAAGTGTTTGCCAAATTGAACCAtcattatcttagcttgaatttaaagcaATTCCTCAGTTTTGAAAAACTATAGATAGATATGCTCTTGCAATTGGGAAAATCTATCCCTGACacattgtgtcctagttgatatctagagtcatcctctatgaacctaggtttcctctgagaaacataattaggtttacgactgaaATAGTTTTCTTTTGGGATTCATGAATCCAGGTCCgagtatctttaccttgatatttcgtgtatcctgatcttgctttccTGTTATCAAgattctcgtaatctctttcaggcaagatagatagaaatcgcaaagttctcttcgtctcagactttatgattcctcaagatagatatttgaAAACTAGTCTTAAATGATAAGTCGaatattgttcttgagaggtggtaaaagatTAAGGAATCTCATCTAAGTGAGTATAAATGTTCTGGATCATgaggtttgtttttttttgtctatTCAAACAGATTTCCgatccttgatctttgatctaaatagaaatcaaataggcttatatgttagaggaagattggtatcaaaagtcttcccttaggttgaagaaactcttagactGTAAATgacgtcagttaagggaatcaactgcgagGCTCAAGAAACGGAAGGAGCGTGACTATAActaaatcgcttggagggtggagtCAGTCTCAAATACATTTCAgtttgaagtctgatagtaggttagtgtctatatagcggcttaatacagtttgggtttttctgcagttgtggtttcctcgttaacaaaacttctggtgtcttgtgtttttccttttacgCAGTATATTACTTTATATTTGTAATTGGATTTATGTAAGTAGTACGTACTCAATCTTAGTAAATACATCcatctaattgtgatcgattacgagactcgtttcttatagaattcgtatcttgaaagatagatgacAAGTTTATTACTTGGAAGAATTCTGATTGGataatacgactagattgatcttggatattgattattgagatcgtccaagtactcttcttaacaatcaggttcacggactccttgtctATATACATGCTGATTGAGAAGAGACAGAGATGATAAGTtaatatacatattgtcaatgaTCATTATGTTGGTATACTTAcaattatattaggttttgtccatacaggttgccgaacgaaaaaattgatggtatacttggtaccctcttctTATCAATTGGTAAAAGAGCATGCAAAAACTTTCAGAcctaaaagtctgtgtttgtagctatcTGAACTTATGGACAAGAGTGCAATCTCGATTAGCGTAACACCAACCTTCGATGACACAAataacttatggtggaaaatagaTATGCAATATTTCTTACAAGCTTGTGACTTAAGACATGGTTCATGTTGTAAGAGGGTACAATATTCCAGTGGTTGGAGAAGGAGCATGTGTTGTTCCAAAAAATATCTCTACATACAGTGAAAAGCCGAAACTAGTGATGCTAAACGCAACTCTGATAGGCTGAATAGTATTATCCTTTCCAT
Above is a genomic segment from Papaver somniferum cultivar HN1 chromosome 10, ASM357369v1, whole genome shotgun sequence containing:
- the LOC113319250 gene encoding anaphase-promoting complex subunit 2-like isoform X1, which translates into the protein MVMESKSPSCNLGVLDSLTQESISEILVSWESFRLSTETLLKDTGHLSIGSDFVSTVHILSKHGLQSLLQDHFLQALEETFERNGVLKFWQHFDAYSDLAIPETNPFEMKEESVQRVLCKALEEICLEKQYQEKCLLMLVHALQSYQDVISKGRHPSDVDRVRLLSRYQLMVSSVLMTSLPRHFPEILRLYFKERLEELSTMMSGEYEDGNAKDDMDVDETFREKKISENNKLVKNIGKVVRDLRGLGFTSMTEDAYASAIFLLLKSTVHNLAGDDYRNSVLESIKEWIQNVPLQFLRALLAYLGDSVSYDSPTSGLKSPLASHPSSCYPGINTPSEGLVRWQLRLEYFAYETLQDLRIAKLFEIIVDYPDSSPAIEDLKQCLEYTGQHSKLVDSFISALRYRLLTAGASTNDILHQYVSTIKALRIIDPTGVFLEAVGEPIRDYLRGRKDTIKCIVTMLTDGPGGNPNGPGNQGDSLLEELNRDEDSQENTGCDDDFNSDDKQSWINAERYALSLYIYLHLLVYIFVSEHSFYIVGGWLSFCSWEPDPVEADPLKGSRNRKKIDILGMIVGIIGSKDQLVNEYRVMLAEKLLNKSDYEIDSEIRTLELLKIHFGESSMQRCEIMLNDLIDSKRTNTNIKQTLAQSSQRDGEQGETEVSLHHVNATIISANFWPPIQDETLNVPEAVDHLLSDYAKRFNEIKTPRKLLWKKNLGTVKLELQFEDREVQFTVPPLHAAIIMQFQDQQTSWTSKNLAAAVGVPVDTLNRRINFWISKGILSESLGKESDNHVFTLVDGAARNGVNSANCEEAADEDGERSVASVEEQLLKEMTVYEKFILGMLTNFGCMSLDRIHNTLKMFCVADPPYDKSLQQLQGFLSGLVAEEKLELREGMYVLKR
- the LOC113319250 gene encoding anaphase-promoting complex subunit 2-like isoform X2: MVMESKSPSCNLGVLDSLTQESISEILVSWESFRLSTETLLKDTGHLSIGSDFVSTVHILSKHGLQSLLQDHFLQALEETFERNGVLKFWQHFDAYSDLAIPETNPFEMKEESVQRVLCKALEEICLEKQYQEKCLLMLVHALQSYQDVISKGRHPSDVDRVRLLSRYQLMVSSVLMTSLPRHFPEILRLYFKERLEELSTMMSGEYEDGNAKDDMDVDETFREKKISENNKLVKNIGKVVRDLRGLGFTSMTEDAYASAIFLLLKSTVHNLAGDDYRNSVLESIKEWIQNVPLQFLRALLAYLGDSVSYDSPTSGLKSPLASHPSSCYPGINTPSEGLVRWQLRLEYFAYETLQDLRIAKLFEIIVDYPDSSPAIEDLKQCLEYTGQHSKLVDSFISALRYRLLTAGASTNDILHQYVSTIKALRIIDPTGVFLEAVGEPIRDYLRGRKDTIKCIVTMLTDGPGGNPNGPGNQGDSLLEELNRDEDSQENTGCDDDFNSDDKQSWINAERWEPDPVEADPLKGSRNRKKIDILGMIVGIIGSKDQLVNEYRVMLAEKLLNKSDYEIDSEIRTLELLKIHFGESSMQRCEIMLNDLIDSKRTNTNIKQTLAQSSQRDGEQGETEVSLHHVNATIISANFWPPIQDETLNVPEAVDHLLSDYAKRFNEIKTPRKLLWKKNLGTVKLELQFEDREVQFTVPPLHAAIIMQFQDQQTSWTSKNLAAAVGVPVDTLNRRINFWISKGILSESLGKESDNHVFTLVDGAARNGVNSANCEEAADEDGERSVASVEEQLLKEMTVYEKFILGMLTNFGCMSLDRIHNTLKMFCVADPPYDKSLQQLQGFLSGLVAEEKLELREGMYVLKR